A DNA window from Candidatus Protochlamydia naegleriophila contains the following coding sequences:
- a CDS encoding DEAD/DEAH box helicase translates to MLNFRKLKHDFSPTIIKEGKSLYDKGMVVSSKIINLKPDMVRFSCRVMGSFDNCYESELEIDRHESVIIDSDCDCTYKYDCQHLAAVLFYLEAHYNQILVAYSKETDLEKATHVDDQEKERLRETFKEAETKEHARQDKKFQKELLEEYINASQLLGQASFFHPEEEIAQDKAELAVVFTPPQKGCDQIEIQLSLRLPFRSKSLNISQIKTFIDAIRYNEALYIGSKRYFFSISSFDEASAEILKLIIDFARFTDNKGDKQQRSAYIDIEAFGTLLAVSYAIAETRFASSAPLNDHGPELYPMPCIYCSTIEEPLKLAINTAMLRFELDYLEVNAPKILLKPKIVLQNRHIIDCEEALLFECAKPGMIYQNTYYRFKSLIKRKHLRSLPAIRDMTIPEPLFGTFVENALSELMRFAEIAHKDIIERFVTLPFVEKVGAECDIHYLNGELEASLNFVYGSVKVPAATSQLTVEHISTFVTPEGILARNLTEEQKITDHLFQDFVFDPSQGIYSAKNDKKIVEFMTEVIPANQHRVKFNCPENLLDQFIYDDSTFYLSLKESSRIDMYEVEVKVDGYLNGVTVDLLWDCLSSKRAFIELSAKKTSKRKTKVEENKAPYKILVLDLEKLAPVVQIFDEMGINRLDAHSEQRPLWSLASLDVEQFSGLPVEFSMTEKLQEIQQQMLGHVPCKARDIPSVIQASLRNYQVEGIKWLDRLRGMHLNGILADDMGLGKTLQAIITLTQYKLDHPEQPSIVVCPTSLVYNWKEEFAKFNPELRVLPVDGNPSQRKKLLSDIDQYDIIITSYTLLQKDIEFYKTVPFGYIILDEAQHIKNRGTRNAQSVKMIQAAHRLILTGTPIENSLEELWSLFDFLMPGLLSSYDRFVEKYIRQSATLQSGKNLDNLRRKVAPFILRRMKRDVLDDLPPVSEIVYHCHLSDVQQELYRSYAASAREELSQLVKKEGFDRVQIHVLATLTRLKQICCHPAIFAKDKPESGDSSKYEMLLELLQTLMESKHKTVIFSQYTRMLNIMREDLQKQGIRFEYLDGSSKNRLSIVKKFNEDHNIPIFLVSLKAGGSGLNLVGADTVIHYDMWWNPAVENQATDRVHRLGQKNSVSSYKLITLNTIEEKILDLHNRKKSLVKEVVSRDEDMIAKLTWEEVLELLQT, encoded by the coding sequence ATGTTAAATTTTCGAAAACTTAAGCACGATTTCTCACCTACAATCATTAAAGAGGGTAAATCCCTCTATGATAAGGGGATGGTCGTTTCTTCCAAAATTATTAACTTAAAACCCGATATGGTGCGCTTTAGCTGCCGTGTGATGGGAAGTTTTGATAATTGTTACGAGTCTGAGCTTGAAATAGACCGGCATGAATCTGTTATCATCGATTCAGATTGCGACTGCACGTATAAATACGACTGCCAGCATTTGGCTGCTGTCTTATTTTACTTAGAAGCCCACTACAATCAAATTCTTGTCGCCTATTCCAAAGAGACCGATTTGGAAAAAGCTACTCACGTTGATGACCAAGAAAAAGAACGCCTAAGGGAAACGTTTAAAGAAGCAGAAACAAAAGAGCATGCTCGGCAAGACAAAAAATTTCAAAAAGAATTGCTTGAAGAGTATATTAATGCCTCTCAATTGCTTGGCCAAGCCTCTTTCTTTCATCCTGAAGAGGAAATTGCTCAAGACAAGGCTGAGTTGGCGGTTGTCTTTACACCGCCTCAAAAGGGGTGCGATCAAATTGAAATCCAATTATCGCTTCGCTTGCCTTTTCGATCGAAGTCCTTGAATATTTCGCAAATTAAGACCTTCATTGATGCGATTCGCTATAATGAAGCGCTTTATATCGGCAGCAAGCGTTATTTCTTCTCGATTAGTTCTTTCGACGAAGCGAGTGCTGAAATTCTTAAGCTGATCATCGACTTTGCAAGATTTACCGATAATAAAGGTGATAAGCAGCAGCGTTCGGCCTATATTGATATCGAAGCTTTTGGAACACTGCTTGCCGTTTCTTATGCCATTGCAGAGACTCGATTCGCTTCGTCAGCTCCTCTTAATGACCACGGCCCTGAGCTATATCCTATGCCTTGTATTTATTGCAGCACGATTGAGGAGCCGCTTAAATTGGCCATCAATACGGCAATGCTACGGTTCGAGCTGGATTATTTAGAGGTTAATGCCCCCAAGATTTTACTTAAGCCAAAAATTGTGTTGCAGAACCGGCACATTATTGATTGCGAGGAAGCGCTACTGTTCGAGTGCGCCAAGCCGGGAATGATTTATCAAAATACTTATTACCGATTCAAATCATTGATCAAGCGCAAGCATTTGCGTAGTTTGCCAGCTATTCGCGATATGACCATTCCAGAGCCATTATTTGGAACGTTTGTAGAGAATGCGCTCTCTGAATTAATGCGTTTTGCAGAAATCGCACATAAAGACATCATTGAGCGTTTTGTAACACTTCCCTTTGTTGAGAAGGTTGGTGCAGAATGTGATATTCATTATTTGAATGGGGAATTAGAAGCGTCTCTCAACTTCGTTTATGGCAGCGTCAAGGTACCAGCTGCAACTTCCCAGTTAACAGTTGAGCATATATCGACATTTGTGACTCCAGAGGGAATTTTGGCACGCAATCTGACTGAAGAACAGAAGATCACGGACCATCTTTTCCAAGATTTTGTTTTTGATCCTTCTCAAGGCATCTACAGTGCTAAGAATGACAAGAAAATTGTTGAATTTATGACCGAGGTCATTCCTGCTAATCAGCACCGCGTAAAATTCAATTGTCCTGAAAATTTGCTTGATCAATTCATTTATGATGATTCGACGTTTTATTTGAGTCTGAAAGAATCTAGTCGAATTGATATGTATGAAGTAGAAGTGAAAGTCGATGGTTACTTAAATGGAGTGACGGTTGATTTACTTTGGGACTGCCTTTCTTCTAAGCGCGCTTTCATAGAACTATCAGCTAAAAAAACGAGTAAGCGCAAAACTAAGGTAGAAGAAAATAAGGCTCCTTATAAGATCTTAGTCCTGGATTTGGAAAAACTTGCACCTGTTGTTCAAATTTTTGATGAAATGGGAATCAATCGCCTTGATGCTCACAGTGAACAGCGTCCTTTATGGAGTTTGGCAAGTTTAGACGTCGAGCAGTTTTCCGGACTTCCCGTTGAGTTTTCCATGACAGAAAAACTCCAAGAAATTCAGCAGCAAATGCTCGGACATGTTCCTTGTAAGGCAAGAGATATTCCATCCGTTATTCAAGCCTCATTGCGCAACTATCAAGTTGAGGGGATCAAATGGCTTGATCGTTTACGAGGCATGCATCTCAATGGTATTTTGGCAGATGACATGGGCCTTGGTAAAACTCTCCAGGCGATTATTACTTTAACGCAATATAAGCTGGATCACCCGGAGCAGCCCTCAATCGTGGTTTGTCCAACATCTCTTGTTTACAACTGGAAAGAAGAGTTTGCCAAATTTAATCCAGAGCTCAGAGTCTTGCCTGTCGACGGCAATCCAAGTCAGCGCAAAAAGCTTTTGAGTGATATTGATCAATATGACATCATCATTACCTCTTATACGCTTTTGCAAAAAGATATCGAATTCTATAAGACCGTTCCTTTTGGCTATATCATTTTGGACGAAGCTCAGCACATCAAAAACCGGGGGACTCGCAATGCGCAATCGGTTAAAATGATTCAAGCGGCCCACCGCTTGATTTTGACGGGTACGCCTATTGAGAATTCGCTGGAAGAGCTGTGGAGTCTTTTTGACTTCCTCATGCCAGGACTTTTAAGTTCATATGACCGCTTTGTTGAAAAGTACATTAGGCAATCTGCAACGCTGCAGTCTGGCAAAAATCTCGACAATCTTCGCCGAAAGGTGGCTCCATTTATTTTACGCCGCATGAAGCGCGACGTTTTAGATGATTTGCCGCCTGTTTCCGAGATTGTCTATCACTGCCATCTCTCAGATGTACAGCAAGAGCTCTATCGTTCTTATGCCGCCTCTGCTCGTGAAGAATTGTCTCAGCTGGTTAAGAAAGAAGGGTTTGACCGCGTGCAAATCCACGTGCTGGCTACCTTGACACGGCTTAAACAAATTTGCTGCCATCCAGCGATTTTTGCCAAAGATAAGCCTGAGAGCGGGGATTCTTCCAAGTATGAGATGTTATTAGAGCTCTTACAGACTTTAATGGAAAGTAAGCATAAGACGGTCATTTTCAGCCAGTATACACGCATGTTGAACATCATGCGGGAAGATTTACAGAAGCAGGGGATTCGCTTCGAATATTTAGATGGTTCAAGTAAAAATCGTCTTAGTATTGTTAAAAAATTCAACGAAGATCACAATATCCCTATTTTCTTGGTTTCTTTAAAGGCTGGAGGCTCAGGACTTAACTTAGTTGGAGCCGATACTGTCATTCATTATGACATGTGGTGGAATCCAGCTGTAGAAAATCAAGCAACGGATCGCGTCCATCGTTTAGGGCAAAAAAATTCAGTTTCCTCGTATAAGCTCATTACCTTAAATACGATCGAGGAAAAAATATTGGATCTACATAACCGCAAGAAAAGTTTAGTAAAAGAAGTGGTTAGCCGAGATGAGGATATGATTGCAAAATTGACGTGGGAAGAGGTGTTAGAGCTGCTTCAAACATAG
- a CDS encoding rod shape-determining protein, giving the protein MSKKNQASFKGMANQLYRSAFGQLNKFRGVFSNDIGIDLGTANTLVFVRGKGIVLAEPSVVAVDSMTNEVLAVGHKAKAMLGKTPRKIHAVRPMKDGVIADFEIAEGMLKALIKRVTPSRSLFRPKILIAVPSGITGVEKRAVEDSALHAGAQEVFLIEEPMAAAIGVDLPVHEACASMIIDIGGGTTEIAILSLGGIVESRSLRIAGDEFDECIINYMRRTYNLMIGPRTAEEIKITIGSAYPLGGSELEMEVRGRDQVAGLPVTKRINSVEIRECLAEPIQQIIESVKLTLEKCPPELAADLVERGMVLAGGGALIKGVDKALIKETGLPVIVAPNPLLAVCLGTGKALEYLDKFKKRKAL; this is encoded by the coding sequence ATGAGTAAAAAAAATCAAGCCAGCTTTAAAGGTATGGCCAATCAACTTTATCGCTCGGCATTTGGGCAACTCAATAAATTTAGGGGGGTCTTTTCAAACGATATTGGAATCGACTTGGGAACGGCCAACACCTTGGTTTTTGTGAGAGGCAAGGGAATCGTTCTGGCTGAGCCTTCGGTTGTTGCCGTCGACTCCATGACTAATGAGGTCTTGGCGGTTGGACATAAGGCTAAAGCCATGCTTGGTAAAACTCCTCGCAAAATTCATGCTGTCCGCCCGATGAAAGATGGTGTTATTGCGGATTTTGAAATTGCCGAAGGGATGCTCAAAGCTCTGATTAAAAGAGTGACACCTTCAAGGAGCTTATTTAGACCGAAGATCCTCATCGCCGTTCCATCAGGCATTACAGGGGTGGAGAAAAGAGCCGTCGAAGATTCGGCTCTGCATGCTGGAGCCCAAGAGGTCTTTTTGATTGAAGAGCCCATGGCTGCGGCTATTGGAGTTGACTTGCCGGTGCATGAAGCTTGTGCGAGCATGATTATCGATATCGGCGGCGGTACAACAGAAATTGCCATCCTCTCTTTAGGTGGCATTGTTGAGTCTCGCTCTCTTCGTATTGCAGGGGATGAATTCGACGAATGCATCATCAACTACATGCGACGCACCTATAATTTGATGATTGGGCCGCGAACAGCTGAAGAAATTAAGATTACGATTGGATCTGCCTATCCTCTTGGCGGCAGCGAGCTTGAAATGGAGGTGCGCGGCCGGGATCAGGTGGCAGGTCTTCCTGTGACGAAACGTATCAATTCCGTTGAGATTCGCGAATGCTTAGCAGAGCCAATTCAGCAGATTATCGAAAGTGTCAAATTAACGCTTGAAAAATGTCCTCCAGAGCTTGCAGCCGATCTTGTAGAGCGTGGAATGGTCTTAGCTGGCGGCGGTGCATTAATCAAAGGGGTCGATAAGGCTCTCATCAAGGAGACTGGATTGCCTGTGATTGTGGCTCCCAATCCCTTGCTTGCTGTTTGCTTGGGAACGGGTAAAGCACTCGAATATTTGGATAAATTTAAGAAGCGCAAAGCGCTCTAA